The window ACGCTTCAGATACAAACACGTGGTACGTAAAGTGAGTGTTCTATCTGAGCAAGCAGAGTGACTTGCTATTGTGGGTAGTGCTTTAAGCACGATAGATACAAACTCGTAGTACGTAAAGTGAGTGTCCTAGCTGAGCAGAAAGAGCTACTTTCACTATTGAGGGTAGTGCTACAAACGCTTCAGATAAAAACATGTGTTCAGTAAAGTGAGTGTTTTAGATGAGCAGGAAGAGCGGCTGTCGCCATTGTGAGTAGTGCTACAAACGCTTCAGATATAAACACATGGTAAGTATAGTAAGTGTCCTAGCAAGAGAAATGTCGCTATTGTGGGTTGTGCTACAAGCGCGACAGATacaaacatttggtaagtaatgTTAGTGTCCTTGCTGAGCAGGATGAGTGACTGTCAATATTGTGGGTTGTACTATTAACGCTTCGGATACGTTTGCACTACGTGTTTACGTAGTAAGTAAAGCGTGTGTCCTAGCTGAGCAGTAAGAGCGACTGCCGCCATTGTAGGTAGTAGTGCTACAAACGCTTCAGATCCAAACACATGGTAAGTAAATAGAGTGCCCTAGCTGAGCAGCAAGAGCGATGTCGCTATTATGGGTAGTGCTACGAATGCGACAGATTAAAACACATGGTAAGTAAATAGAGTGCCCTAGCTGAGCAGCAAGAGCGATGTCGCTATTATGGGTAGTGCTACGAACAGGCCCGTAGCTAGGCTGGGGCAACCGGGGCATTGCCCCGGGGCCCCCGGCCAGGGGGGCCCCCAAATGAaggtggaaaaattgaaaatgaaattaaagtttatgtgaaatttattgattactgtaGGGTCGTAGGGATATTTCATCGAatcatcaaaatgtctttataaaaaaatatttaaatagcttttcaatataaaataatggacagATATTGTTCTCACAGAGATTTCGTAACAAAAATAGACAGACTATCAATCAGCCTGTCAGTTGTTACGCAATTAAAGAAATGCAGTTTGCACTTTTAGTTCACCTTACTCCCCCATCCCCAACAGTAATAAACTCGTCCTGACGTCGACGTGACGTAGACGGCTCCGTCTGCCGACTGCCTCTGCCACAGCTGACAGACGACAGTGAGAGTGACTACGACTAGTGAGCTAGTGACAGACAGCCCGgataaggttatgttatgttgatgGTAAACTAACACCAAAAACTGACGTTTTGGCGTTCGTCCGTTACTCGTTTGTTACGGTGttaaagtgttatacaatttgtattcttattcttgtatttgttaaaatgaaaagaagctatcaaagtggggcaaagaaaaggcaagacaagaagaaaagagaagaggATGCTTCAAAGTGTTCTTCCACCCTATCTGCTTGGTTATgtcctactactagtactactacaactaaaagtactaatgtcacatctacatctagtactgaaactagaccaataattggtgagtggtttgaatttagatacggtatttaggcctaattaattagcttggccaataactatataattaatatcttaaaatttaactatgttaaaattaactgtgttaaaatttaactagagtTTGGATGTTTGATTGAGTTTAGACCACTGTGTCTGACTCAGACTGCAATCTATTCTAATctaataagcaatgtttgtttgtgaatttatcactagtcatatataggctacatattacctactattgtgtagtggtcatttaattttttatgtgatttttatgattcctttggtttctacttctttctgtgtaggtattttatttgtttatacatgcacagcagcacagcatgaatatctatcatagtaattttatatctttttgtgataatatgatgtaaaaaatgcaccacactcgcttgcacattcattatttatgaggccatgtatctactctttttatatttttttatatatttttttatatatttttatatattttatatattttattatatctttacaatgttattaaaattggctttaaattatatgttatatgtaacttaatgttattttgacttgctattttttattgcagcctcAGTCCCAGGAAATGAGATTGAAGAGGAAGTTACAGCTCAAGATAACGCTGAAGAAAGTATTGATGAAGAAGTAACATGCCTAGGGCTAGGGCATCAACAAGAAAATTGTGCCAAACCTCCAACAAGTCCTACGTCAAGCAGTGAACTGATCGGCGTAAATGATCAAGTAAGTAGACATGCCAAGTacagaatacttatattatatttttcaacataacaacaTATGCTGTTTTATCGCCCTAAACATGGAATCCCTACGATAAAATATTCCATGGTTACATGGAAGTAAACAGTATTACTTCCATGTAAACATGGAATTACAGTAAGTCCCTATTGTTATGATcatgtttgtaagaaaaaaatactaatgcattgcaatctacttacaggtggaatgtagccggacgaataaaattaatgaaacttgtttaaaCACCGGAGAACCCCATTTTCCAGACCAGATCATCGATCCAGAGGTgaaaaaaacgaattattgaatTAGGACTAGGACCCTATCAACCAGTTGGCCCATTTCCATATGATGGAAAACAAGGTAGGTCCTTT of the Homalodisca vitripennis isolate AUS2020 chromosome X, UT_GWSS_2.1, whole genome shotgun sequence genome contains:
- the LOC124369841 gene encoding uncharacterized protein LOC124369841 isoform X2, giving the protein MKRSYQSGAKKRQDKKKREEDASKCSSTLSAWLCPTTSTTTTKSTNVTSTSSTETRPIIASVPGNEIEEEVTAQDNAEESIDEEVTCLGLGHQQENCAKPPTSPTSSSELIGVNDQVECSRTNKINETCLNTGEPHFPDQIIDPEVKKTNY